A segment of the Aureimonas sp. SA4125 genome:
CCAGGTGTCAGCCCATGGCCAAGGGCACCCCGACCAGGATGGCCTCCGCCACCAGAATGCCGATGACGACGCGCCGTCCCGCCGCGAGGTAGGCGGCAAATCCGGCGGCCAGGGCGCCGATCCGCACGGCATCCGGAATCTCCGCCAGCGATCCAGAAGGGTAGAGCACCAACCGGCCGATGACGGCGGCGACCATGCCGGTGGCGACCGTCCGCGTCAGCGCGACATAGGGCGACGCGTCGTCGAGACGGCTTGCCGACAGGACGCCGAGATAGCGCCACATGTCCGTCGGCAGCCAGCCGGCGAGGAGGATGAAGACATACGGCCACCAGGTCGCCGTGAGGGAGTGGAACGACAGGTCGCTCATGCCGAGCGCCTCGCTTCGATCGTTCGCCCGATGACGAAGGCGAGCGCACCGCCGCCGATTCCCGCGATCAGGAGATCGAACTCCGGCGACAGCCAGTGTGCCGGCGGCACGCAGAGGATGCCGAGAAAGAGTGCCAGGCGCCCGGACAGATCGCGCGCGGAGCCGAACAGCGAGGTCAGGAAATAGACCGGCGTCAGGAAGGCCAGCGCGCCGGTCGCAAGCGCCGGCAATTGCCCCATCAGGTTGAAGACGAGAGCCACGACGATCGTGTTGACCGCCGTTAGGAGGATGGCGAACGAGCCGAAGAACAGCGCCCGCCGTTCCCGCGGCACCTGGTCCACCCGCTCCATCGCAAACACCCAGCCGGTGATCGCGACGAAATGCGACAGGAACAGCAGCGTGATCGTCCGCGTCTTCGGCGTCCGTATTTCGGCGAGCAGGGCCACCACCATCGGCATCAGGCGAACCGACGACAGGCCGACGGCGAGCGCCGCTGCGGGCAGCGATATGCCGGCCGTTATCGCGCCGACGAGAATGATCTTGGCCGGGAGCGCCCAGACGACGAAGGTCATGAACGACGCCTGCAGCCAGTCGATGCCGGCATCGCGCGCCAGCGCCGCAAAGCCGATGAAAGAGACGGTGAGAATGAGGGCCGGCGGGCTGAAGATCCCCAGCATGCCCTTGGCGACCCAGTGATAAGCCGAGGGCTCCGCTTTGCTGTCCTCGCTGGCGCTCATGTCTAATGTCCCATTCCCGGGTACCGCGTCGTGTCGGCGCGCAAAAAAGGGCCGCCCTCGCGGGCGACCCTTTGCCGTTTTCGAGCCGAGGCTCAGTCTGTCTTGCGGGGCGTCTTCACGGATGCGCGCCTGGTGGTCTTGACCGCCACGTCGCCCTCATCCTCGTCGTCCTCGCCGTCGTCGTCCTCATCGAACTCTTCGCCATCGGCCAGAACCTTCGCCCGGGCACCGGCACGCTTCGACTTGGGGTTCTCGTCGGCGATCGACTCGAGGGCGAGCTTCTTGCCGCCCTTCTCGTCCTCGACGACGGTGACCTTGACGGTACCGCCCTTCTTCAGTTTCCCGAACAGCACCTCGTCGGCGAGCGGCTTCTTGACGAACTCCTGGATGACACGGGCCAGCGGCCGCGCGCCCATGTGCTCGTCATACCCCTTGTCCGCGAGCCAGACGACCGCCTCGGGCGTAAGCTCGAAGGTGACGCCGCGCTCCGACAGCTGGGCCTCCAGCTGCATGACGAACTTCTCGACGACGCGGTTGATCTCCACGGGGCCGAGACCGGCGAACGGGATGATCGCGTCGAGACGATTGCGGAATTCCGGCGTGAACAGCTTGTTGATCGCCTCGACATCGTCGCCGGTGCGCCGTGTCGAGCCGAAGCCGATCGCCGCCCGTGCACCTTCCGCCGCTCCCGCGTTCGTCGTCATGATGAGGATGACATTGCGGAAGTCGATCTTCTTGCCGTTGTGGTCGGTGAGCCGGCCGTGATCCATGACCTGCAGCAGGATGTTGAAGAGGTCCGGATGAGCCTTCTCGATTTCGTCGAGCAGCAACACGCAATGCGGATGCTGATCGACGCCGTCGGTGAGGAGCCCGCCCTGGTCGAAACCGACATAGCCGGGAGGTGCGCCGATCAGCCGCGAGACGGTGTGCCGCTCCATATACTCCGACATGTCGAAGCGCAGGAGTTCCAGGCCGAGGGCGGAGGCCAGTTGCTTGGCGACCTCCGTCTTGCCGACGCCGGTCGGGCCGGAGAAGAGGTAGCTGCCGATCGGCTTGTCCGGCTCGCGCAGGCCTGCACGCGCCAGCTTGATCGTCGCCGACAGCGCCTCGATCGCCGCGTCCTGGCCATACACCACCCGCTTCAGCTGCGTGTCGAGATGGGCGAGGACTTCCTCGTCGTCCTTCGACACCGACTTCGGCGGGATGCGGGCCATCGTGGCGATGGTCGCCTCGATCTCCTTCACGCCGATCTTGCGCTTTCGCTGCGCCTCGGGGAGCAGCATCTGCGACGCCCCGGTCTCGTCGATCACGTCGATCGCCTTGTCCGGCAGCTTGCGGTCGTTGATGTAGCGGGCCGACAGCTCGACCGCCGCCTTGATCGCATCATTGGAGAACTTCACCTTGTGGAAGTCCTCGAAATAGGGCTTCAGCCCCTTCATGATGGCGATGGCATCGTCGATCGTCGGTTCCTTGACGTCGATCTTCTGGAAGCGCCGGACGAGCGCCCGGTCCTTCTCGAAGAACTGGCGGTATTCCTTGTAGGTGGTCGAACCGATGCAGCGGATGGCGCCGTTCGAGAGCGCCGGCTTCAGGAGATTAGAGGCATCCATGGCGCCGCCGGACGTTGCGCCGGCACCGATGACGGTGTGGATCTCGTCGATGAAGAGGACGGCGCCCGGATACTCCTCGAGCTCCTTGACGACCTGCTTCAGCCGCTCCTCGAAATCGCCGCGATACCGTGTGCCGGCGAGCAGCGTTCCCATGTCGAGCGAAAAGATCGTCGCGTCGGAGAGAACCTCCGGCACGTCGTTCTCGACGATCCGCTTGGCCAGGCCCTCGGCGATGGCCGTCTTGCCCACGCCGGGATCACCGACATAGAGCGGGTTGTTCTTGGACCTGCGGCACAGAACCTGGATCGTCCGGTTGATCTCCTCGGTGCGGCCGATCAAGGGATCGATGCGCCCGGATTTCGCCTTCTCGTTCAGGTTGATGCAGTAGGCGGTGAGAGCATCCTGGGTCGTTTTGCGCCTGCCTTCCTCATCGGGTCCCATGGTCGACTGGTCGTCCTCGGCGCCCCGCAGCGGGCGACTTTCCGACCCGCCGGCGCGCTTGGCAATGCCGTGCGCGATGAAGTTCACGGCATCGTAGCGGGTCATTTCCTGTTCCTGCAGGAAATAGGCAGCATGGCTCTCGCGCTCGGCAAAAATCGCCACGAGCACGTTCGCCCCTGTCACTTCTTCGCGACCCGACGACTGGACGTGGATCACGGCACGCTGAATCACCCGGTGGAAGCCGGCCGTCGGTTTGGAATCTTCTTCATGCCCGGTGACGAGGTTGGCCAGTTCGGTGTCGATGTATTCGACGAGGCTGGCACGCAGCACGTCGAGATCGACGTTGCATCCCTTCATCACCGCGGCTGCGTCCTTGTCCTCGAGCAGCGCCAGCAACAGGTGTTCGAGCGTGGCAAACTCCTGCTGCCGCTCGTTGGCGAGCGTCAGAGCCTGATGCAGAGACTTCTCAAGGCTTTGCGAAAATGTCGGCAAGCTTCACCTCAATTCTTTTCCATCACGCATTGAAGCGGATGCTGATGCTGGCGGGCGAAATCCATGACCTGCGTGACCTTTGTCTCCGCGACCTCGTAGGTAAAGACCCCGCATTCACCAACGCCATGGTTGTGCACATGCAGCATGACGCGGGTGGCAGCCTCGCGATCCTTTTGGAAAAAACGCTCCAGCACATGAATCACGAATTCCATCGGCGTGTAATCGTCATTCAGAAGCAGAACTCTGTAAAGGCTGGGCTTCTTCGTCTGCGGCTTGGTCCGGGTAATGACCGAGGTGCCCCTGTCGGGGTCCGTCCCCCGCTGCCGGCCCGCTTGTGAACGCAAGATGCCCGTCTCCAGCCCTTTTCCCGATCCGTCGATCACTGCCGCCACCTCTGTCATCCACAAGCTATGTAATGTGCCGCGTTCGGATTTTAAGGCATGTTCGATCGCCATGAAAGTTTCCCGACTGACGGCCATCGCATAGCCGAACGGTTTGCGATTCAAGATAATTTCCTCTCGTCCGGTTTTGGCCCGACTTCCGCTCTACAAGCGACCGATAAGTGCTCGGGTCACTCGATTTCCCCAGTTCGCCGGTGTGGAGCCTGGCCCGCCCGGATGCTTGTCCGGCGGCCGACAACACTCCGGCAACCATAAACGGATTGGTAATCCGCACCGCTTAGTCTCCCCTCTATCGAAGAGACGCCGATCAACGGCTTCCCGGTCGGCGCAGTGTCGATCTCGCGGAAAGTCCGGCGTGTCCCTTTTGACCGAACCGAGAGAGTTGCTCGTGCGTATAGGAATTCCAAGCCGCAAGGTTCGTCTGATCGGCTTGAGCAAGGTCGTTGGCGTCTGCGCGATCGCCACTGCGATCCTCTCGCAGTCCACCATGCTGGCTTCGGCCGACAGCAATGACGCCGCGTTCGTGATCGACGCCAACAATGGCAAGGTCCTCTACTCGGAGTCCGGGGATGCCCAGCGCTATCCCGCCTCGCTGACGAAGATGATGACGCTTTACATGCTTTTCGAGGCCATGGAGAGCGGCAGAGTGTCCAAGAGCACGCCGATGAAGGTTTCCTCCTACGCCGCCGCACGGCCGCCGACGAAACTGCGGCTGAAAGTCGGCTCGACGCTGAAGGTGGAAGAGGCGATCCTTAGCCTCGTGACGCTCTCGGCCAACGATGCGTCGGTCGTCATCGCAGAGCATCTCGCAGGGTCAGAGGCCCGGTTCGCGGAGCAGATGACGGCAAAGGCGCGCCAGCTCGGCATGCGGCAGACGACATTTCGCAATGCCAACGGGCTGCCCAATCCGGGGCAGGTCACGACCGCCCGCGACATGGCGACGCTCGGCATCGCCCTGCGCGAGCATTTTCCCCGCGAATTCGCCTACTTCAAGACGAAGTCGTTCAACTTTCGCGGCCGGACGATCAACGGTCACAACCGGCTGGTTGGCCGCATCCAGGGCGTCGACGGCATCAAGACAGGCTATATCAACGCCTCCGGCTACAATCTCGTCTCCTCCCTCCTGCGCGACGACAAGAAGATCGTCGGCGTCGTGATGGGCGGGAGTACGGGCGCTGCCCGTGACAAGAAGATGGCCAATCTTCTGACCAAATATCTGGCCCAGGCGTCGACCCGCACCGGCGGACCGCTGATCGCATCGCGTGCCACGGAGCCACGCGTCACCGTCGCCGCAGCGGCGCCGACTTTCAGCTACCAGCCGCCCTCGACCGTGCCGCTGCCACGCATGCGTGAAACGATCAACGAGCGCATCGCCGAGGCCTATGGCGCCGATGCGGATGCCGCCCATGCGATCGCGCGCATCGCCGCCCCCGCCAGGCCGATCGTCGGCCGTGCGGCGCTGCGCGCCGCGCTCGCCGCCCCTCGGCCCGCGCGCCTGGCGCCGGTCCATTCCCTCGCGCCGTCGCGTCCGGTGCCGCCCGGTGCCATTCCCGGCGGAGGCGACTACGATCCGATGACGACGGGGACCATACTGTCTCGTGCTGCGTCCCCCCAGCCGACCCCATGGGTCATCCAGATCGCGGCCATGCCGGAGAAGGACCGCGCCATGGACATGCTGGCAGAGGCCAAGGCGCGCAGCGGCGCGGCTCTCAGCGACGCGCAGCCGTTTACCGAAGTGGTCGCGACTGGCTCGCAGACGCTCCACCGGGCACGCTTCAGCGGCTTCCAGTCGAAGAACGAGGCGAACCAGGCCTGCGCGGCGCTGAAGCGTCACTCCTACAACTGCTACACCGTCGCCAACTAAGCGCCGCCGGATCCTTCCGCCGACGTCTGCCGTAGGAATTGAGATCCCGAGAGCGATCGACCGTCGATCGATCGGGAACCCGTATCCGCAATCCAAGCCACTAAGGCGCCTATCCAGCCGCGTTGAGGACTGCCGCAATGACCATCGATCAGGAAAGCCTCGGCCACATGGATCACGCTTCCAACAGATTTGGCGGGACCGTTGTCGGGATGCATCCCCTGCATCAGGCTTCGCGGCGCATCAACGAGTTCCGCGAGGGACGTTCGCTGCTCAAGGCGAAGGATCTCGTCGGCCTGCTGCTGTGCCACGGCGCACGGGCATGGCGCGCATCCCAGCCGGCAGCCTCGCCGCGGCTCGTCGTCTATTCACCCGTCGGCGACCGCGCCATTCGCTTGCGCATTCGCTGAGGCGTCCGCCGGAGCCTCACTCGCGAGCGACAGTTCGTAGCAAATGATGCGCCTGCATGCCTCGCGGGGCAGGAATTGCTAAATCAGGCCGAGTTCGGCGAGTTCGCGCCGAAACTCCGGCGGCAAGGCGTCCGAGCCGCCCTCCCCGACATCGCCCGGCGCTTCGGCTCCATCGAGATAGCGCCAGCCCTGGAACGCGCGACGGGGCTGCCAGTCGGTCAGGACGAAACGCGGCTCGAGCACGATGTGGCAGCGCTTGATGCCCTCGGCATCGACGACCGGCCGCAACTCCAGGATCGGCTGCCGAACCTGCACCTTCCCCTTGATCACCCAGTAAAGCGATCCGCCATCCAGAAGTTCGTGCGCGCGCTTCGGCAGCGAACGGGTCTGATGGATCTGTTCCTGCGGCAAGCCGCGACTGGCCGCGTCGCGCAGTCGATCCGCGACCCAGGCCTGCAGGTCCTCGACCGAATCCGCGCCGACGCAGAGCTTGACCATGTGAAGCGACATGGCGCCTTCTGCCGCGGCAGGCCGTTCGCCGTCAAGCGACGGTGTGGATCTTCCGGGTCTTGCCCCTTTGCCAGGCCTCCACGCCACGGTCGCATGTGATTGCCGGCAAGGCTTCAATTTGCGATGACCGTACCCGGACAAGGCACGGGGACCGGGCGGAACACATGACGAGTTTGGACATTCGGGACGGTATCGCCCTCGCCGTCTTCATCGGCGGTTGGTTCGCCTACAACTGGCTGACGGACAAAAGTCCCTGGTCTCGCCGGGGGCTCAGTCAGGCGATGAACGTCCAGCGCCGCCGCTGGATGCAGGTCATGCTCAGTCGCGATCTCAGGATGATCGACACGGCGATCATGGCGGGTCTGCAGCAGGGCACCGCCTTCTTCGCATCGACCTGCATCTTCGCCATCGGCGGATGCTTCGCCCTTCTCGGCTCCGGCGCCCAGATCGCCACCATCGCCGCCGACCTTCCCTTCCACGGCCAGGTCGAGCGCGGACTGATCGAGATCAAGCTCCTGGGCGAGGTGACCATCTTCGCCTATGCCTTCTTCAAGTTCGGCTGGGCCTACCGGCTGTTCAACTACTGCACCATTCTGATCGGCGCCGTCCCCATGCGCTCGGATGCCACGATCGACCCGGAGGCGGCGCAGCGGGCCGTCTTCCGCGCCGCGCGGATGAACCAGCTGGCGGCAAGGAACTTCAATGCCGGCCTGCGCGGCGTTTTCTTCGCCATCGCCTTTCTCGGCTGGTTCATCGGTCCCTATTTCCTGATCGGCACGACGCTTTTCGTGATGGCGATCCTCGCCCATCGCCAGTTTTTCTCACCGGCCCGCTTCGCCGTGGCCGACGACGACGAGGTCTTTCTTCCATGTCCGCCGCCGCAGAAACAGCCGACCCAGCCAACCTCGCTGACGGAATCCAGTCCCTGATCACGTCGATGGTGGCCGAGCGTGGTCCGGACAAGACGGTCTGCCCCTCGGAAGTCGCGCGCGCGATCGCCGGGTCGGACGAGACGCAGTGGCGCCTCTTGATGCAACCGATCCGCCGCGTCGCGGTCGCGATGGCCAGGGCTGGCACGGTCACGATCCGGCGAAAGGGTCGCACCGTAGATCCCGACGACTTCAAGGGGATCTACAGGCTGGGAACCGCCGGAGACGCGACGCTTGCGAGAGCGGACGATCCAGCCGGAGACCCCGTGACGGAGGGCGCAAGCGCTGATGGTGCGGGGAACAGCGCATCTGTGCGCCCCCTCAGCCAGTAGACCGCCAGGCCGATATATTCGCGCATCGAATCGTTCACCTTGTCGAGATTGCGCATCGATGAGGTCGAGGGCCGCCAGACGAGATTGCCGGCCGGCGTGCGGTAGTCGACGGGATAGGGAACGACGTCGAAGCCCGCCTTGCGGAAACACCCGACGCTGCGCGGCATGTGCTGCGCCGACGTGATCATCACCCAGATCTCCCCCGGCTTCGGATCTGCCAAGGCCCTGGCATAGACGGCATTCTCGTAGGTGTTGCGGGCACGTCCCTCGAGCACCAGCCTGTCACGCGCGATTCCCTGCGACAGGAAGAACTGTTCGGCCGAATCGACTTCCGGCACGTCCTCCTCGATGAGGCCGGCGACGCCGCCGCTGAACAGGAGTTTCGCGTCGGGAAAACGGAGTGCGAGCGCAGTTGCCGCCGTCATCCGGTCGGCGGCCTCGTTCAGCTCCACTTCTCCGCGAGTGCGCGCGACGCGCGTATCGAGCGCTCCGCCGAGGACGACGATTCCGGTGATTCTCGCAGGCAGTTCGGGCCGCGGAAACCGGTTCTCGAGGGCGGCGGTCATCAGGAGACCCAGCGGGCTGACCGAGACGACAAGGAGCAGCACGAGGACGAGCAGCGTCACTCCCGCGGCCAACCGTCTGAGGCCGAAGAAGCCGAGCACCAGGCCCAAGGCTAGAAGGCCGGCCATGACGACGAGCGGTTGGAGGACCAGCCAGGCCAGTTTGGAGACGATGAAGAACAAGCAGGCGACTTTCCGACGGAGGAGCCTTTTCCCTTAGCCGCAGATGTCAGGCCATGCCATCGCCGCCATCAAAAGACGACGGCGATGGCGGAAGTCGCGCGTCAGACGCGATCCCAGTTGGGCGCAAACGACGGATCGACCAGACGCTTGCGCCTCAGGGTCAGCGCCGTCAGCGCGGCCTGTTCGTCGGGGCTCAGCTCGAAGTCGAACACCGCCAGATTCTCCGCCAGGCGCTCCGGCGTCTTGGTGCGTGGGATGGCGGCGACCCCGTCCCGCTGGATCTCCCACCGCAACACGATCTGCGCCGGTGTCTTGCCATGGCGCGCGGCAATGCCAACGATTTCGGCATTTTCCAGGATATCCCCGCCCTGCCCGACCGGCGAGTAGGCGACCATGGCCATGCCGTGCCGTCGGCAGGCGGAATAGATCGCGTCCTGCGACAGGAAGGGATGGTACTCGACCTGATTGCAGGCGAGCGGTGCTTCCGAAAGGGCCGCGGCCTCGTCGAGCATCGCGCTGGTGAAATTGGCGACGCCGATATGCCGGGTGAGGCCGAGATCGATGGTCTCGTTCAAGGCATCGATCGATTCTTCGAGCGCTACGTCGGCGTTGGGCCAGTGAATGAGGAGGAGGTCGACAGCGCCGATGCCGAGCGTTTCGATCGCCTCCCTCGCCGAGGCCTGCAGCTTGCCCTCGGCGATGTCGGCCCACCAGACCTTGGTCGTCACGAAGAGATCGTCACGCGCGATTCCCGACTGGCGGATGCCCTCGCCGACCGCGGCCTCGTTCTTGTACATGCGCGCGGTGTCGATGTGGCGGTAGCCGGTCTCGATCGCCTTGGCGACCATCTCGCTGCAACGCTGGCCTTCCAGCGTGTAGGTGCCGTAGCCGATCGCCGGAATCCGTGCGCCGTTCGCTTCGATGATCTTCATGCCGATGCCTTTCTGTGCCATCACGTCGCCCCTGCGGACCGCCGCTCCTGTTGCCCAGGAGATAGGCGGATGATCCGGGTTTCCAGTCGACAAGAGATGACATAGCCGCAATGACGCATGGCGAGACCGGTATCGAGCCGGAAAAGAAGGGCGGACGGATCGAGGCGCTCGATCTGGCCCGTGGCGCCGCTTTGCTGGCGATGGTGGTCTACCACTTCACCTGGGACCTCGAGAATTTCGGCTATGTCGATCACGGACTGACCGGAAGCGGTGGCTGGAAGGTCTTTGCCCGCTGCGTCGCGTCGAGCTTTCTCTTCCTCGTCGGCGTCAGCCTGGTGCTGGCGCATGCCCGAGGCATCCACTGGCGATCGTTCTGGCGGCGGTGGATCGGGGTTGCCGCCGGTGCCGTGGCCATCACCCTCGTCACCTTCTTCGTCACGCCGCAGGGTTTCGTGTTCTTTGGCATCCTGCACGAGATCGCGCTGGCGAGCCTTCTCGGCCTCGCCTTCCTGCGTTTGCCCTTCGCTGCGACGGCCTTGGCGGCTGTCGCGGTCGTCGCTCTGCCACAGTTCCTCGCGACGGAACTCACCAACCCGAAATGGCTGGCCTGGATCGGCATGGCGGCGAAACCGCCGGTCTCCAACGACTATGTCCCGCTGTTCCCCTGGTTCGGCGCGGTGCTCTTCGGCATGGCCGCCGCACAGGCATCAAGCCGCCTCGGCCTCTGGGAGAAGCTGCGCGGGATGAACCCGGCTCTCCGCCCCGCCGCGCCCATTGCCTGGCTCGGACGCCATTCGCTGGTCTTCTACCTCCTGCATCAACCGCTGTTGTTCGGCCTCGTCGCGGGAGCCGCCCATCTGTTCCCGCCCGATCCCTCCCGCA
Coding sequences within it:
- a CDS encoding D-alanyl-D-alanine carboxypeptidase, translating into MSKVVGVCAIATAILSQSTMLASADSNDAAFVIDANNGKVLYSESGDAQRYPASLTKMMTLYMLFEAMESGRVSKSTPMKVSSYAAARPPTKLRLKVGSTLKVEEAILSLVTLSANDASVVIAEHLAGSEARFAEQMTAKARQLGMRQTTFRNANGLPNPGQVTTARDMATLGIALREHFPREFAYFKTKSFNFRGRTINGHNRLVGRIQGVDGIKTGYINASGYNLVSSLLRDDKKIVGVVMGGSTGAARDKKMANLLTKYLAQASTRTGGPLIASRATEPRVTVAAAAPTFSYQPPSTVPLPRMRETINERIAEAYGADADAAHAIARIAAPARPIVGRAALRAALAAPRPARLAPVHSLAPSRPVPPGAIPGGGDYDPMTTGTILSRAASPQPTPWVIQIAAMPEKDRAMDMLAEAKARSGAALSDAQPFTEVVATGSQTLHRARFSGFQSKNEANQACAALKRHSYNCYTVAN
- a CDS encoding AzlC family ABC transporter permease, encoding MSASEDSKAEPSAYHWVAKGMLGIFSPPALILTVSFIGFAALARDAGIDWLQASFMTFVVWALPAKIILVGAITAGISLPAAALAVGLSSVRLMPMVVALLAEIRTPKTRTITLLFLSHFVAITGWVFAMERVDQVPRERRALFFGSFAILLTAVNTIVVALVFNLMGQLPALATGALAFLTPVYFLTSLFGSARDLSGRLALFLGILCVPPAHWLSPEFDLLIAGIGGGALAFVIGRTIEARRSA
- a CDS encoding YdcF family protein; translation: MFFIVSKLAWLVLQPLVVMAGLLALGLVLGFFGLRRLAAGVTLLVLVLLLVVSVSPLGLLMTAALENRFPRPELPARITGIVVLGGALDTRVARTRGEVELNEAADRMTAATALALRFPDAKLLFSGGVAGLIEEDVPEVDSAEQFFLSQGIARDRLVLEGRARNTYENAVYARALADPKPGEIWVMITSAQHMPRSVGCFRKAGFDVVPYPVDYRTPAGNLVWRPSTSSMRNLDKVNDSMREYIGLAVYWLRGRTDALFPAPSALAPSVTGSPAGSSALASVASPAVPSL
- a CDS encoding aldo/keto reductase; the protein is MKIIEANGARIPAIGYGTYTLEGQRCSEMVAKAIETGYRHIDTARMYKNEAAVGEGIRQSGIARDDLFVTTKVWWADIAEGKLQASAREAIETLGIGAVDLLLIHWPNADVALEESIDALNETIDLGLTRHIGVANFTSAMLDEAAALSEAPLACNQVEYHPFLSQDAIYSACRRHGMAMVAYSPVGQGGDILENAEIVGIAARHGKTPAQIVLRWEIQRDGVAAIPRTKTPERLAENLAVFDFELSPDEQAALTALTLRRKRLVDPSFAPNWDRV
- the clpS gene encoding ATP-dependent Clp protease adapter ClpS, translated to MTEVAAVIDGSGKGLETGILRSQAGRQRGTDPDRGTSVITRTKPQTKKPSLYRVLLLNDDYTPMEFVIHVLERFFQKDREAATRVMLHVHNHGVGECGVFTYEVAETKVTQVMDFARQHQHPLQCVMEKN
- a CDS encoding DUF599 family protein, whose amino-acid sequence is MTSLDIRDGIALAVFIGGWFAYNWLTDKSPWSRRGLSQAMNVQRRRWMQVMLSRDLRMIDTAIMAGLQQGTAFFASTCIFAIGGCFALLGSGAQIATIAADLPFHGQVERGLIEIKLLGEVTIFAYAFFKFGWAYRLFNYCTILIGAVPMRSDATIDPEAAQRAVFRAARMNQLAARNFNAGLRGVFFAIAFLGWFIGPYFLIGTTLFVMAILAHRQFFSPARFAVADDDEVFLPCPPPQKQPTQPTSLTESSP
- a CDS encoding heparan-alpha-glucosaminide N-acetyltransferase, with translation MTHGETGIEPEKKGGRIEALDLARGAALLAMVVYHFTWDLENFGYVDHGLTGSGGWKVFARCVASSFLFLVGVSLVLAHARGIHWRSFWRRWIGVAAGAVAITLVTFFVTPQGFVFFGILHEIALASLLGLAFLRLPFAATALAAVAVVALPQFLATELTNPKWLAWIGMAAKPPVSNDYVPLFPWFGAVLFGMAAAQASSRLGLWEKLRGMNPALRPAAPIAWLGRHSLVFYLLHQPLLFGLVAGAAHLFPPDPSRILQSDCRRGCMVERQDAAFCTRYCSCINDRLAGADLLTALLAGTTTESENATIGGMVLACSAPDP
- the clpA gene encoding ATP-dependent Clp protease ATP-binding subunit ClpA, whose protein sequence is MPTFSQSLEKSLHQALTLANERQQEFATLEHLLLALLEDKDAAAVMKGCNVDLDVLRASLVEYIDTELANLVTGHEEDSKPTAGFHRVIQRAVIHVQSSGREEVTGANVLVAIFAERESHAAYFLQEQEMTRYDAVNFIAHGIAKRAGGSESRPLRGAEDDQSTMGPDEEGRRKTTQDALTAYCINLNEKAKSGRIDPLIGRTEEINRTIQVLCRRSKNNPLYVGDPGVGKTAIAEGLAKRIVENDVPEVLSDATIFSLDMGTLLAGTRYRGDFEERLKQVVKELEEYPGAVLFIDEIHTVIGAGATSGGAMDASNLLKPALSNGAIRCIGSTTYKEYRQFFEKDRALVRRFQKIDVKEPTIDDAIAIMKGLKPYFEDFHKVKFSNDAIKAAVELSARYINDRKLPDKAIDVIDETGASQMLLPEAQRKRKIGVKEIEATIATMARIPPKSVSKDDEEVLAHLDTQLKRVVYGQDAAIEALSATIKLARAGLREPDKPIGSYLFSGPTGVGKTEVAKQLASALGLELLRFDMSEYMERHTVSRLIGAPPGYVGFDQGGLLTDGVDQHPHCVLLLDEIEKAHPDLFNILLQVMDHGRLTDHNGKKIDFRNVILIMTTNAGAAEGARAAIGFGSTRRTGDDVEAINKLFTPEFRNRLDAIIPFAGLGPVEINRVVEKFVMQLEAQLSERGVTFELTPEAVVWLADKGYDEHMGARPLARVIQEFVKKPLADEVLFGKLKKGGTVKVTVVEDEKGGKKLALESIADENPKSKRAGARAKVLADGEEFDEDDDGEDDEDEGDVAVKTTRRASVKTPRKTD
- a CDS encoding AzlD domain-containing protein, with the translated sequence MSDLSFHSLTATWWPYVFILLAGWLPTDMWRYLGVLSASRLDDASPYVALTRTVATGMVAAVIGRLVLYPSGSLAEIPDAVRIGALAAGFAAYLAAGRRVVIGILVAEAILVGVPLAMG
- a CDS encoding DUF1489 family protein, with protein sequence MSLHMVKLCVGADSVEDLQAWVADRLRDAASRGLPQEQIHQTRSLPKRAHELLDGGSLYWVIKGKVQVRQPILELRPVVDAEGIKRCHIVLEPRFVLTDWQPRRAFQGWRYLDGAEAPGDVGEGGSDALPPEFRRELAELGLI